The following are encoded together in the Lactuca sativa cultivar Salinas chromosome 1, Lsat_Salinas_v11, whole genome shotgun sequence genome:
- the LOC111893509 gene encoding putative ALA-interacting subunit 2 isoform X2, with product MMGVLFIPVGLISLHASQSVHEIVDRYDVDCVPDNFKNNKIAYIKNSSVSKSCHRYLKAHKHMKAPIYIYYQLDNFYQNHRRYVKSKSDDQLLHGLGYNKTSSCEPQAFDNGLPIVPCGLIAWSLFNDTFSFSRGTKKLEIERKNIAWKSDREHKFGNKVYPFNFQNGSLIGGGKLDTTIPLSDQEDLIVWMRTAAFPSFRKLYGRIEEDLEEDDIIIVHLKNNYNTYSFGGTKTLVLSTSSWLGGKNSFLGVAYIFVGSSSILIAFIFLLLHVKNPRPYGDTMYVSGGRKDISS from the exons ATGATGGGTGTACTTTTTATCCCTGTTGGATTAATTTCTCTTCATGCTTCACAAAGT GTTCATGAAATTGTAGACAGATATGATGTTGATTGTGTACCCGATAATTTCAAGAACAACAAGATAGCTTATATCAAGAATTCATCAGTTTCAAAAAGTTGTCATAGGTATCTAAAG GCACACAAACATATGAAAGCTCCAATTTACATCTATTATCAACTCGATAACTTTTACCAAAATCACAGAAG GTATGTGAAAAGTAAAAGTGATGATCAACTTCTACATGGATTAGGATACAACAAAACAAGTTCATGTGAACCTCAAGCATTCGATAATGGTCTTCCAATAGTTCCTTGTGGATTGATTGCATGGAGTTTGTTTAATGACACGTTTTCATTTTCACGTGGGACAAAAAAATTggaaattgaaagaaaaaatatTGCATGGAAGAGTGATAGAGAACACAAATTTGGCaacaaagtttatccattcaatTTTCAAAATGGATCATTGATTGGTGGTGGAAAGCTTGATACAACTATCCCA CTAAGTGATCAAGAGGATCTTATTGTGTGGATGCGAACTGCTGCTTTTCCAAGCTTCCGGAAGCTTTATGGAAGAATTGAAGAGGATCTAGAAGAAGATGACATCATCATAGTACACCTCAAAAACAACTATAATACTTACAGTTTTGGTGGAACAAAAACACTTGTCCTTTCAACATCAAGTTGGTTAGGTGGAAAGAATAGTTTTCTTGGGGTGGCTTATATTTTTGTTGGCTCTTCTTCCATACTCATTGCCTTCATCTTCTTGTTGCTTCATGTCAAAAACCCTAG ACCATATGGGGACACGATGTATGTTAGTGGTGGCAGGAAGGATATTTCTAGTTAA
- the LOC111893537 gene encoding prefoldin subunit 6, producing the protein MASSSTAARELQKELEGKANDLSKIQKDISKNHQVRKKYTIQLGENELVLKELDLLNEDANVYKLIGPVLVKQDLAEANANVRKRIEYISAELKRLDSTLQDMEEKQNSKKEAIYKLQQRIQSLQAGKAKA; encoded by the exons ATGGCTTCGTCATCGACTGCTGCGCGAGAACTACAGAAAGAGTTGGAGGGGAAAGCAAATGATCTCAGCAAAATCCAAAAGG ATATATCGAAGAACCACCAAGTCAGAAAGAAGTACACCATCCAACTTGGTGAAAACGAGCTTGTCCTCAAG GAATTGGATTTGTTGAATGAGGATGCAAATGTGTACAAATTAATCGGACCAGTGCTTGTAAAGCAGGATCTTGCTGAAGCAAATGCAAATGTTCGCAAGAGAATTGAATATATTTCAGCTGAAtt GAAACGTTTGGATTCAACTCTTCAGGATATGGAGGAAAAgcaaaatagcaagaaagaagcT ATTTATAAGTTACAGCAAAGGATTCAATCTCTTCAAGCTGGAAAAGCCAAGGCTTAA
- the LOC111893509 gene encoding putative ALA-interacting subunit 2 isoform X1 yields the protein MDIDAGATSAVGTDNQQTPVLRGRSKAIHQFTQQTLPACKPVLTPAWVIGTFFMMGVLFIPVGLISLHASQSVHEIVDRYDVDCVPDNFKNNKIAYIKNSSVSKSCHRYLKAHKHMKAPIYIYYQLDNFYQNHRRYVKSKSDDQLLHGLGYNKTSSCEPQAFDNGLPIVPCGLIAWSLFNDTFSFSRGTKKLEIERKNIAWKSDREHKFGNKVYPFNFQNGSLIGGGKLDTTIPLSDQEDLIVWMRTAAFPSFRKLYGRIEEDLEEDDIIIVHLKNNYNTYSFGGTKTLVLSTSSWLGGKNSFLGVAYIFVGSSSILIAFIFLLLHVKNPRPYGDTMYVSGGRKDISS from the exons ATGGATATAGATGCAGGAGCTACGTCAGCTGTTGGCACTGATAATCAGCAAACCCCCGTTCTTCGTGGCCGGTCTAAAG CTATACATCAGTTCACACAACAAACTCTCCCAGCTTGTAAACCTGTTCTAACACCAGCATGG GTCATTGGAACATTCTTCATGATGGGTGTACTTTTTATCCCTGTTGGATTAATTTCTCTTCATGCTTCACAAAGT GTTCATGAAATTGTAGACAGATATGATGTTGATTGTGTACCCGATAATTTCAAGAACAACAAGATAGCTTATATCAAGAATTCATCAGTTTCAAAAAGTTGTCATAGGTATCTAAAG GCACACAAACATATGAAAGCTCCAATTTACATCTATTATCAACTCGATAACTTTTACCAAAATCACAGAAG GTATGTGAAAAGTAAAAGTGATGATCAACTTCTACATGGATTAGGATACAACAAAACAAGTTCATGTGAACCTCAAGCATTCGATAATGGTCTTCCAATAGTTCCTTGTGGATTGATTGCATGGAGTTTGTTTAATGACACGTTTTCATTTTCACGTGGGACAAAAAAATTggaaattgaaagaaaaaatatTGCATGGAAGAGTGATAGAGAACACAAATTTGGCaacaaagtttatccattcaatTTTCAAAATGGATCATTGATTGGTGGTGGAAAGCTTGATACAACTATCCCA CTAAGTGATCAAGAGGATCTTATTGTGTGGATGCGAACTGCTGCTTTTCCAAGCTTCCGGAAGCTTTATGGAAGAATTGAAGAGGATCTAGAAGAAGATGACATCATCATAGTACACCTCAAAAACAACTATAATACTTACAGTTTTGGTGGAACAAAAACACTTGTCCTTTCAACATCAAGTTGGTTAGGTGGAAAGAATAGTTTTCTTGGGGTGGCTTATATTTTTGTTGGCTCTTCTTCCATACTCATTGCCTTCATCTTCTTGTTGCTTCATGTCAAAAACCCTAG ACCATATGGGGACACGATGTATGTTAGTGGTGGCAGGAAGGATATTTCTAGTTAA